The genomic stretch TGATTACCTCCGTTCCTGCATCCTGTTCACTTATAATCCTGATAATATTTGGGTTGTCGGGATAAAAGAAGTAGAGCCGTTGAATCACATTTTCTAAACCCATAACCTTGGACGTATGTTCCTGGTCTCTTGAGTAACGTTTTAAAAGAGAATCTATTATCTCCTTCGGAATTCCTATACCGTCATCCCTGACCGACATAATAACAACGTTTCCCTCTCTGCGGGCGCTGACGATAACTGACCCGGTTTGGTGTGTACCTTTAAAGGCATGAATAACCGAATTCTCTACCAGAGGCTGCAGGATTAAAGCAGGTACGGCACAGCTGTCGAGCAGACCATCGGGGACATCATAAGAACAGCTGATTGTTTTAGGAAAGCGGATGTTCAGTATATAGAAATAGGAATGAAGACCTTCGATCTCATGCCGCAGGGGTACAATCAGCTTTCTTTCCCGAATATTATGCCTGAAGAAACTTGCAAGGTGTTCCATAAACTCGGCAGTTTTCTCAGCGTCTTCAATAATTGCGAGCTGGACACCGGTGTTGATGGTATTAAATAGAAAATGAGGATTCATCTGGGCCTGCATGGTGTAGAGTTCCATGCGTTTTAAGAGCTGCTCCATTTTCATGTTCCGCAGCTTCTCGTTCATGTATCCCTGTTCGATGCTTTTTTTTCGCTGAATTTCTACGATATACTGACGAATATCATTTTTCATGTTGTTAAAAGCTTCGACAACGGCGCTGACTTCGGTTACCGATGCAATGTGAATATCCTCAACATCAAAATTACCCGTAGAGAGTTCACCGGCCATTTGTGCGAGTCTGTGCATAGGATTAGTAACCTTGCTGATGGAAAAGAGCATCCATGTCATGGAAAAAAGAAAAGCAAAAATAATAGTAAGCAGATTATAGAACTGGAGATTCCTGGAAGCTTCGATAACTGATTCATAGGCCGCCAGCTGTTTACGGATTCCCGACAGACTGATGCTGTCTATTCGCTGGGCCATGTGGGCATTCATCTTGTCCATGTCTTCGTAGATCTGGGTATACTCGTTTATTGCCCGGCCCCGTTTCATATTGATGGCCTGTTCTACCATGTCGAGATAGTTCGACAACATGAAAAAGATTTCCCTTTCCGCCAGCTGATAGCTGTTGGTGTATATGGGAGTCTCATGAGGAAGCATATTTCTAAGTTTCTGCTCCTGAATTAATAAGGCTGCCAGGGCTTTTGAGGATCTGCTGGACAGGTATTCCAGCAAAGGCCCCCGGAATTCGGCGATCTCAATCTGCAGTTTCTGATAGAACTGCTCTTTACGGAACTGGTTATTAACAATTTCCTGAAGCCTCATGGCGCTATAGAAGGTGTAGGACATGGATATAACAATAATCCCGAGTCCCAGAAATATATTGAGAAAGAGTTGCAGACGAAGGGACTGTCTCATTCCTTGTTCCCGCTTCTTCTGAACTTGCTGACGTTTTGGGCTGTAATGATTTCGACTCCCGTATCAACATACCCGGGTATGTGGCCTTCATTTTGCTGATTGACCAGTATCTTAACGGCGTTATAGCCGATATCCCAGGGATGTGTTGCCACAGTAGCTTCCAGAATACCCTTTTCCACGTAATCCAGAATCGAATTTTCTGTTCCGAAGCCGATGAGTCGTACGGTGCCCACCATATTCATGTCTATGAGGACCTGCGTGGCCGCCAGGGTATCGCTGGTATCGGTAAACACGATTGTGGAAATCCACGGTTCGTTAATAAGCATCTCGTAGGTCAGCTCCTCCGCGTCCAGGGGATTCAGGTTTGTAATTTTGCTTTCCAGGGGCGTTTCTAAAAGCGGGCCGAGGATAGTTGTTATACCCAGTCCCACCAGATCCTTCTCTGCATAGATTCCCGGAGACTTCATCGAGTAGACAACAGCGATCTGGAGAGGCGATAAGCTTCGGGACTTTATGAGATTTCCGATTTTTCTGCCGATATCAAAATTGTTTGTCCCTACATAAGGCCAGGGAGAATTGTCCGATAGAGCGTGTTCTATAAGGACAACGGATATGCCGTCGTTATCAAACTGATTAAGGATCCTCCGGGCTTCTGCTTCGTCGATACTGGGGTACAGAACCACCCCGTCTATTCCGGAGAAACGGGCCATCTCCAGATCAAGAGAATCGTTGCCAATGGTATGAAAGGATAAAGCACAGCCCAGTTCTTCTGCAGCTTCTCTGGCACCATTGGCAACGGAATGGAAGAAGCTGTAAAATTCCCTGGGCAAAAAGAAGGCAAAATGATATTCCGCTGTCGCAAAATCATCACTGCTTGCGGTTATGCCCGACAATTCAATTATCGCATTTATCGAAAGGATAAAAAAGATAATGAACAGCGTGCTGAACACAAACAGCAGATATTTCTCCGTGGGTGATTTCATCTGCCGTATTATAGCATAAAAGGTTTCTCCCAATAAAATAGAAAAAACCGCGGCTTCTGATTTCCTTTGCTGCCTGGAAAAATCTGTTAGAAGGCCTCCACAACACTCACCAGGGCTCGATCCTGACCCGGATAACGGGGATTTCCGGACACGGATATTTTCTGCCGATACGCAATATCCCTGCAGGAGGTACCGAGTATGAAATCAAAGTCTCCCGGTTCAACAATTCGCCGGTAATCAGTCCCGGTAAAGGAAAGCATGTCACAGGGGACGGTGAACCGGAGACGGACGCTCTCGCCAGGAGAAAGGGAGACCCGTTTAAAAGCCTTCAGTTCCATAACCGGCCGTACCGTGCTGGCATAGAGGTCCCTCACATAGAGCTGCACAACCTGGCTGCCCTGCAGCGCTCCCTTGTTTCGCAGCCGGCATTCCAGGATTACCTCTCCATCGATGGGGACCTCTGTGGCTGGGGTGTTGAAATCCGATAATTCAAACTCGGTATAGCTGAGGCCGAAACCAAAAGGATACTCAGCGCCGAAGTCGGGCTGAATCGGCATCCCGGCGGATTTCATCTTGTAGTTGTAAAAGAACGGCATGGCTCCTGCTTTTTTTGGAATGGACACCGGCAGTTTCCCGCCGGGATTAATCTTGCCGAAAAGGGCATCGCTGATTGCCGCTGGGCCTTCCTGCCCAGGCAGCCATGCCTGAATGACCGCTGCGGCCTCACGGAAACCGCGTCCCAGGTTGTAGGGTCTGCCGCTGGCACAGACAATTATAACCGGCTTGCCGGTATCCAGCATCGCGTCGAGGAGTTTCGTCTGGACTCCCGGCAGCTCCAGGGATGAAGTATCTGAACCTTCTCCCACGGTTCCGCTGAGGAAAAGCCCTGCCAGATCTCCAACTGCAAGGATTATGGCATCAGCCCCGCTGGCTGCCTCTGCCGCTTCCCTGATCCCTGATTCATCCGTACTGATGTAAGTCTTTTGCACGTCTCCCTCCGCAGTGACATCTCCGGGAAAAACCGCTGACTCTTTGGGGCGTTGGGAAAGAATCTCACATCCCTTACGGAAAATTAAACCCGAACCGACGCGCTGTTCCAGTTCATGCTTTATAGTTGGAAGGAGCGCGCCGCTGTCTTCGACTCCGCTTATTATCAGATGTACCGGAAAGGAGTAACCGCTGTACATCCCCAGGGGATCATCAGCCAGAGGTCCGACCAGGGCCAGCTTTTTTTCGGAATTCAACGGCAGGATACCGTCGTTCCTTAACAGTACCAGTGATTTGGAAGCAGCCTCCCGGGCGAGGACACGATGTTCCGGGGTGTTAAGCTGAAGGGCCCCTTCGTCGGCGTAGGGGTTATCAAACAGCCCCAGGCGGAATTTCTGGATCAGGACCCGCTTTACCGCCTGGTCTACCAAAGAGATATCGATTCTGCCCCGGTCGAGGGCTGTTTTCAGGCCCTGGCGGTAGACCGTGTTTCCCGGTAACTCAACATCCACACCTGCACTGAGGGCGGCCGCTGCAGCCTCGCTGTAATCAAGCTGGGTACGGTGATCCGTATGCAGCTGGGAGATCCCCTCATAGTCGGAAACTATGGTTCCCTGGAAGCCCCATTCTTCCCGCAGCAGCCGGGTAAGGTATTCATGGGACTGATGCAGGGGAATGCCGTCGATATCGTGATAGGCCGGCATGACCGACGAGGCACCGGCGAGTTTTACTGCCATCTCAAAGGGGAGCAGGAAGGTGTCGGCAAGTTCCCGCTTTCCGATTCTGACCGGAGCGTGGTTCCTGCCGCCTTCGCTGAAGGAGTGTCCGGCAAAATGTTTCAGGGTGGCTACGAGACTCTTGTCCGGGCCCTGGAGTCCGCGAACATAGGCGGAAGCGGTACATCCCACCAGGTAGGGATCCTCTCCGCAGCTCTCTTCTGTTCGGCCCCAGCGGGCGTCCCTGGCTACATCCAGTACCGGGGAGAGTCCCTGCCGGGCTCCGACGGAATAGAGCTCTTCTCCTATGGCCCGGCCGACCTTTTCTACCAGCTCCGGATCCCATAAGGCCCCGTTATTTATGCCGGCGGGAAAGTAGGTTGCTCCCTGGGCCATGAGGCCGGCGAGACACTCCTCGTGGGGCAGGGCGGGAATCCCGAGGCGCGTTTTCTGGACCAGAAATTTCTGCACACGGTTAACAAGGCGGATTCCCTCCAGAGGAGATATGGGCTTTGTTCCCAGGGGGCGGGTGATTTGTCCAATTCCGTTCTGCATCTCTGTAAAAGGGTCAATCGCTGATTCGCCCATCTTGAGTCCTTCCAGTGTTCTTACTCCCAATTGTCCGCTTTCGCCTGAAAGGAGCCACAGAGAACACAACTGGGCGATCTTCTCTTCAACGGTCATTTTTGCCAGCAGGTCTTCAGCCTGTTTTGCATAATCAGTCATTGTCTTATCCTTTTATTGCCCCGACTACCATGCCTTCGATCAGGCGTTCCCGGGCAATCGCGTAGATTAAAAAGAGGGGTAATGAGGCCAGTACCAGAGAGGCCATCATCAGTGGAATCTTGGCGGTGAACTCTCCCTGGAAATTCCAGAGGGCCAGGGTCAAAGGGCGATATTTTTCCGAGTTGATCAGCACCAGGGGAAAGATAAACTCATTCCACAGCACTACGGCGTCCAGAATGATTACTGCCGTTACCGCCGGTCGGCTGATCGGAAGAATAATGTTCCAGTAGACTTGTAACCTTTTCGCTCCGTCCATATAGGCGGCTTCTTCCAGACTTCGCGGGAGTTCTCCCATAAAGGATGTAAGAATAAAGACTGTGACGGGCAGGTTGAAAGCCACATAGGGGCCTATCAGGGCACCCAGGGAATCGTAAATGCCCATAATCCGTGTAAGGTTGTACACAGGAATAAGGGTGATATGGATGGGAATCGTGAGACCTCCGACAAAAAGCAGGTAGAGCAGGTTCCTGAAGCGGAAGCGGATGCGGGAAAGCCCGAAACCTGCGAGACTGCCGGCAAGTACCAGAATAATCAGGGAGACTCCCACGGTAATAAATGAGTTTGCCGTATAGCGGAAGAAATCCTGTTCCAGGACAGTCGTGTAGTTTTCGAACATCCAGACTGCCGGAAGGTCCCAGGGATCGCCGGAGAAAAAATCCATGTTCGATTTAAGAGAATTCTGTACCAGGAATATAATCGGATAGATAGTGATAATCAGCCATACTGTGGCTAACAGATATATGATTCCCTTTTTGATCAGGGATGTACGCCGAAAATTACGTTCCACTTAATCCCTCCGATTGTTTCCCTATCTTGAGGGCCAGAATGGTTACCCCAAAGGAGAGGATGAACATTATTATTGCGATGGAACTGCCGTATCCCATTCTGAAGGTCGTAAAGGCCTGTTTATACATATAGGTGGCCATAAGCTCGGTTGCGTAGTTCGGTCCGCCTTCGGTCATAACAAAGATCAAGGCGAAGTATTTCAGGGAGCCGGTTATCGACAGAATCGATGCGGTCCGTATGGATCCCCGCAGCAGGGGAAGGGTAACATACAAAAAAGTCTGCAAGCCCGAAGCTCCGTCAATATAGGCTGCTTCGGTAAGCTCCCGGGGGATGCCGGAAAGGGCCGCGCCGAAAATGACCATATAGAGGGGAATATACTGCCAGGAGATAGTCGCAATCACAGCTCCCATCGCCAACCCCGGTTCTCCAAGCCATCCGAGTGCCAGATTCTCCAGGCCGATTTTAATAAGCAGGGTATTCAGCAGTCCGAAATTCGGGTCGTAGATAAACTTCCAGGTTATTCCTATGGCAACCGCCGATATTGTCATAGGAACAAAGAAGAGTAACTTATACGCTCCCAGGCCGCGCAGCCGCGAGGAGACAAGAAGCCCGAGAAGCAGTCCAATGGGCAGTTGAATAACCAGGGACAGGATTACAAGTTTTACATTGTTTAAAAAACTGATCCAAAAGACGGAATCCTTGAACAGGCGGATGTAGTTGTTCAATCCGCGGAAGTCGGTCATTGGCGATATTCCGTCCCATTTGAAGAGACTGTACAGGGCGGAAAGCGGAATTGGCAACAGAAAATAGAAAAGATAAATCAGAAGGGCCGGTGCAACAAAGGCAAAACCTGCCGCCATATTACTGGTTTTGGTCGTCATGTTATCCTACTATGGTGTTCGCACCCGGTGAACCCGGGTGCGAACAGACTCGAAAATATTATGCAGGGAATAGTGGACAATGGCTATTGTTCTGCCATGTACTCTTTCAGGGCTTTCTGGTGCCGTCTGGCAGCTTCTTCCGGGGTAATAGCCAGACCAAAAAGCGCCTGGGTAACGTCCTTGTGCATCTCTCCCAGCTCCGGAGGCAGATACTGATCGTAGTAGAGCTGAACTCCATTGGCGGCTTCAAAGTAATTAGCCGCTTTCTTTAAGAGAGGATCAGAGATCATGTCTGCCGCGCCCTTAACCGGGGGAACATAGCCGTTTTCGACCATGAACTGTACCCACTCGTCGCTCATTACGTAATCCCTCAGGAATATAGTAGCCAGTTCCTTGTTTTTTGATGCCTTGGAGACTGAGAAGTAGTTTTGTCCGGGGCTTCCGATAAGATTCGAGGGATCTCCTTTACCGCCTTCGATAGCCGGGAAAGGAAGTATTTCTATACTATCCAGAACCTCGGGAGCTTCGCTGGCGGCGGCACCGAGAATCCAGGCACCCATCAGCATCATGCCTGCTTTTCCAGTGTACAGCAGGTTCCGGGACTGTCCTGTGTCATAGTCCATACCGTTGAATCCCTTGGGGAAAAAGTCCCGCTTAACCAGCTCCTGAATAAGTTCACCGGTTCTTATGTACCCGGGATCCTCGAAAGAGCCTGTTCCGGCATACGCGTTGGCGAACATCTCGTTTCCGCCGATACGGTCTGCGATGTACATATAGTACATGGAGCCGGTCCACTTGGTTTTATTTGCCAGAGCAAGGGGTATGATTCCGTTGCTCTTAAGGGTTTCGCCGACCTGAAGCAGTTCTTTCCAGGTTTTCGGGGGATTCAGGTTGTACCTGGCTAATACATCTTTCCTGTACCAAAGGAATACGCCGTTAAGGCCACCGTAAGGGACGCCGTAGACCTGGTTGTCGAAACTGACAGGATCAAAGGATGCCTCCATATTTTTCGCCTTCAATTTTTCCACTGTGTCTGTTATCGGATGGACGTTATTGGAGTCGATGTAGGCTTTCAAGGTCCCGCCGCCCCAGTTATGGAAAATATCCGGGGGTGTGCCTGCTCCCATTGCGACTTTCAGCTTGGTTTTGTAGGCATCGTTCTGAATATGTACTACGTCCAGAACAACATTCGGGTAGTCCTCCATAAACTTCTGGGCACTTGCATCGACAATCTCCCTCAGGATGTTACTGGTTTGAACGTCCCAGAGTACAATCTCGACCTTCTCCTCTTTTGCGGGCGCTGCGGATCCGCCCGCTTCTTTTTCCCCTCCTGCGAAGGCAAAAGTCACAGCGAGCATAAGAATGCACACAAACGCTGTTCGTGAAAACTGTTTGATCATCAAAATCCTCCTTAGTAGAATTATGCAATACCCATTATACTTTCCATGGGTAACAAGAAAAGACAGAAGAAATCTACCTGAATGCAGCTATTCTCGACATGTAGAATTTATATGTATTGTATATCGAATATATCTAGGTTGACAGGGTACATTTCAGGGATTAGCCTGAATGGCAGTGGAAATTTACGCAGGCAACAAGTACCGGACCATGTTTGACACTGTTCGCGCCCGCTTCCGGGAAAGAAAATTCTACATTCAGCTGGTAGTTTCCATGCTTTTTCTCGCAATGCTGCCCATTTTTGTAATCAGCGCTTTTTTGTTTATCAATACACAGCGGGCCTTTGAACGCCAGATCATGGACGCCAATCTCCGTTATCTCCGGCAAACAGAAAACGCCTTCTACATAGTAAAAAACCAGATTGATTCCAGTTTTCTGCAGCTGATACTGGACAATATCGTAGCTGATTATGAAAGCTATCCAGACGGAAAACGCCTTGAAGCAGAGGCCGAATTGGGGAACCTCGAGAACAGTGAGGAGATTTCACTCTATTTTCGGGCCAAGGACCGGGTGTTTAATAAGCTCAGCGGTTTGCGCCTTTCCAACCGTTTTATTCAATCCGTTTATTACTACGATGGAGACAAACAGACGGTGTTGACCGACAGCTGGGAAGAGTATGGGATAGATGAGTACTTTGATACAAGCTGGGTTGAATTCCTGCAGGATGATTCGCGATCCGGCCTTACCTGGAATTCCCGTGTAGCCGGCTTCAGGTACGGTCCGGACCGGAACGTAATTTCTGTTCTGCTGCCATCTTTTAAAGAGAATAACGCCTTTATTGTCAACCTCGACGCCGATCGATTATACCGGCATATTGTTCAACGCACCTCGACCAGTTCTCTGACCTCCATATTTTTATTTGACAGGAACGGTGATCCGGTACTCTACGATGAACAGCTTTTCAGTCGCCGGGAGTTATCCTCCCTGATTGAGTCGGAAGATTTCGTAATTCATGATAACTCCGGAAGCCGCAGTATTCTGCGCGGAGGATCACTCCTGACTTTTGTTTCGTCTCCCCAGCTTGAGTGGACCTTTGTAAGCAGAACGGATCTGGACAGTCTTTATCAGCATGTACACTCCCTGCGGAGGGTTTTTCTTGTTGCTACAAGTATTATACTGATCCTGGCCATAACTATCGGGTTCTTTGCAACCCGCCGTCTGTACAATCCAATCTCGCGGCTTGTCTATCTCGTCGGGGACCTGCGAAAAGACCGAAGCCCGGCGACGGTACCACAACCCTCGCTGCCTCCCAGCTATGGCGAGCTCGATTACATAATCGGCTGTATTAAAGAATCGGAACAGGCCCGCCGCCGGCTGAGGACAAGTCTGAGTGAAAGCATGCCCGCATATCGGGAAAAGCTGGTACGCTCCCTTATAAAGCCTAACTCTTTTAATCCTGATCAGCTGCATTCCAGACTGGAATTTGCCTCTATTGAACTATCTCCGGAAAATGTGGCCGCCATGGTTGTTGCTGTTTCAGGACGGGAAAAGGACAACGAGAAACCCGAGGAAGATTCCCTGAAACGTCTCTGGATCGCGGATGTTATCCGTTCCTCAATTCGGTCTGTAACAACCGGCGATGTTGCTGAAACGGACGACAGCTGGTTTGTTGTTATTGTGAACAGCCAGGGGTCCATGCTGGATATGCTTTTTCATTGCGCGGAAATTATCCAGAGCTCTATAACCCGGCGGGTCGAGGCTGACTGTACCATCGGGATCGGGAGCATACAGAGCGATATCGGCGATTTGTATATGTCGTATCAGGAGGCGGTTGAAGCCCTCAAGCACGGTATGCTTGCCGGGGTGGGAGAGATAGTTCACATCCAGGATATCCGGATTGGCAAGGTGTGGCCGTCGGAACAGTTTGATGATCTGATCAATACCATGAAGGACTTCATTAAAACCGGAGATTCAGAGGCCGCCCGCAAGGTGGTTGAAGATATCTATTCAAAGTTGATTACCCAAAACCGGGAAGTGCCATACCGGGAAGTACAGAAAGTTCTGACCAAGGTTCTGATTGCAATTACCGACAGCATCGATGATGTAGGAGGGGAATGGCGGCAGATATCTCCGGAGAACGATGCTCCTTTCGCCACTCTTTCGCGGATATCCGACGGTCGTGAGGTTATTCACTGGTTCTTTGAACTTGTCGACCGTGCGTCGGAGTATATTATGCAGGCCCGGGATAATCGCAGCTGGTGTTATGCTGATAAGGTGCAGGAGCTGATTGCAAACGACTGCGGAAGAAAAGTCAATCTCCATTGGGTCGCAGCTCAGCTGAACCTGAATCCCAGTTATCTTGGACGTATATTCAAGGAGCAGATCGGGATCAATTTTATCGATTACCTTACCCGAGTACGGATAAACAGAAGCAAGGAGCTGCTCCGGGAAACGGATTTGACCGTGGAGGATGTCGGTAAAGCTGTTGGTTACAGCAACAGTTACTATTTTATAAAGCTGTTCAAGGAACATACCGGGACTACTCCGGGAAAGTTTAAAAAGACCGCCATGACCGTTACAGCAGGTCAGACTTCGCAAGACGCTGTAGATTCATGAGACATCCTATCCTGACCAGGCATTTTGACCGTCTGTATTAGAATACCGTATACTGTCTGTTTATGATAGAAAGACCCTGGTATCAAAAAAGAAATTTCGACCCTGGTTTCCCGTTCAGCATCTGGCAGACCTCCATGACCAGAGGTTTTTCCCTTCACTGGCATGAGCTGGTGGAGATTGTCTATGTCTTGGGCGGTGAAATGCATATAGCCCTTGAGGGGCAGGATTACACCGCACATAAAGGGGACATAATCATTATTAACTCGGGGCTGGTTCATGGGTACTCGAGTACCGGTCCGGGATCAGATAATTCTTTTTTTATTATCCAGTTCGGTCTTGAACTCTTTGATCAGGCCCATATTGATTTGCGAAACAGGGTTTTTCAGCGTCTTGTTTTAGGAAAACTGTCGTTCTCACGCAACAGCGAGGGGAATGAGATCCACCACCGTTTAGCAGATTCCATCTTTACCATGAACCAGGAGTTTTGCGAGAGAAAGGAGGGCTTCCACCTGGCAATAAAAGCCCGCCTGTACGATATGGCCCTGACCCTGCTGCGGGATGTTCCTGCCAGACAGGTCTCGGATAGTGAGCTGATTCGACGGAAAATGCGTAACCAGGTCCTGGATAAAATATTCAGCTTTATTCACGAGAACTTTAATCATGACATACGACTGGAAGAGGCTGCCGAGGCCGTACATTTGAGCAAGTTCTACTTTTCCCGATTCTTTAAAAGTCAGACCGGCCAGACCTTCCACTCATATTTGTCCCGGGTTCGCATCAGCCACGCCGAAGAGCTCCTTGCGGATACAGATATTCCTGTAACCGAGCTTGCGTATCAGAGCGGTTTTGCCAGCATCAAAACCTTTAACCGGCAGTTCCGGACAATTACAGGCACGTCCCCGTCACGGTATCGGGCGGGGGAAAGATAAGAGCAATATTTGAGGTGTTCTCGGCAAAAAATGGCGAGCGTGCAGAAAAAAAAGGTCCTATAATCCCCCCAAGCATGAGTAAAGGATACCCACTATGAAACGAAAAGCTTTAATACTCTGGGGCGGATGGTCAGGGCACGAACCGGAACTTGTATCCCAACGTTTCAGTAAATTCCTGGAAGAAGAGAATTTCTCCGTTGATGTTGAAACATCTCTCGATGTACTGACCGACAGACAGCGGCTTTTTAACCTGGATCTGTTTGTCCCAATCTGGACTATGGGAGAAATGGCCAAAGGTGATGCTGATCATCTGTTGGAAGCTATTGGATCGGGAGTTGGAATCGCCGGCTGCCACGGCGGAATGTGCGATGCCTTCAGGTCTAATGTGGCGTGGCAATTTATGACTGGCGGAAACTGGGTCAGTCATCCCGGGGGCGACGGCGTTCCCTACAAGGTCAACATACTCAATGCCTCCAGTCCCCTGACAGTGGGCATTGAGGATTTTACGGTGGAGTCTGAACAGTACTATCTGCATGTTGATCCGGCTGTTGAGGTCCTGGCAACAACCAGGTTTCCTGCTGTTCACTGGTACCATAGTTCAAACCGTGAAGTCGATGTACCGGTGGTCTGGACAAAGCGCTGGGGTCATGGCCGGGTGTATTACAA from Marispirochaeta sp. encodes the following:
- a CDS encoding ThuA domain-containing protein, whose translation is MKRKALILWGGWSGHEPELVSQRFSKFLEEENFSVDVETSLDVLTDRQRLFNLDLFVPIWTMGEMAKGDADHLLEAIGSGVGIAGCHGGMCDAFRSNVAWQFMTGGNWVSHPGGDGVPYKVNILNASSPLTVGIEDFTVESEQYYLHVDPAVEVLATTRFPAVHWYHSSNREVDVPVVWTKRWGHGRVYYNSLGHHDDIFDIPETWELMKRGLLWAAESKRIAVEQGLTAEEFKSERKMF
- a CDS encoding AraC family transcriptional regulator, with the translated sequence MTRGFSLHWHELVEIVYVLGGEMHIALEGQDYTAHKGDIIIINSGLVHGYSSTGPGSDNSFFIIQFGLELFDQAHIDLRNRVFQRLVLGKLSFSRNSEGNEIHHRLADSIFTMNQEFCERKEGFHLAIKARLYDMALTLLRDVPARQVSDSELIRRKMRNQVLDKIFSFIHENFNHDIRLEEAAEAVHLSKFYFSRFFKSQTGQTFHSYLSRVRISHAEELLADTDIPVTELAYQSGFASIKTFNRQFRTITGTSPSRYRAGER